One window of Acomys russatus chromosome 28, mAcoRus1.1, whole genome shotgun sequence genomic DNA carries:
- the Timeless gene encoding protein timeless homolog yields MALETHNCSLRLKQIIWCLSQVAQPAPPRPTQAQTGRFEPSGGKVCELLHVRAAGSVRLRRTRGERLGLRMMNCELLATCSALGYLEGGTYHKEPDCLESVKDLIRYLRHEDETRDVRQQLGAAQILQNDLLPILTQHRQDKALFDAVIRLMVNLTQPALLCFGSVPKDPSVRHHFLQVLTYLQAYKEAFASEKAFGVLSETLYELLQLGWEDRQEEDNLLIERVLLLVRNILHVPADPEQEKRIDDDASIHDRLLWAMHLSGMDDLLLFLSSSSAEQQWSLHVLEIVSLMFRDQNPEQLAGVGQGRSAQERSTDVAELEVLRQREMAEKRTRVFQRGNRHSQFGGSYIVQGLKSIGERDVVFHKGLHNLRNYSSDLGKQPRRVPKRRQAAQDLPSHRRSALNVRLFLRDFCSEFLENCYNALMGAVKDHLLRERAQQHDETYYMWAMAFFMAFNRAASFRPGFVSETLSVRTFHFVEQNLTNYYEMMLTDRKEAASWARRMHLALKAYQELLATVNEMDASPDEAVRESGRIIKNNIFYMMEYRELFLALFRKFDERYHPRSFLCDLVETTHLFLKMLERFCRSRGNLMVQNKRKKRKKKKKAQNQGVACGDVSRSPGELEAVWPALAEKLLRCAQDPELGVEDIIPFDAASEVPVEEQRVEAMVRIQDCLLAGQAPQALALLRSAREVWPEGNVFGSPVISPGEEMQLLKQILSAPLPRQQEPVEGDDEEEEEDQEEEEELQAVQVSEKEFNFLDYLKRFACSTIVRAYALLLRSYQRNSAHTNHCIAKMLHRLAHDLGMEALLFQLSLFHLFHRLLSDPAAGAYKELVTFAKYILGKFFALAAVNQKAFVELLFWKNTAVVREMTQGYGSVDSGSSSHRAPVWSPEEEAQLQELYLAHKDVEGQDVVETILAHLKTAPRTRKQIINHLVRMGLADSVKDFQRKGTQLVLWTEDQELELQRLFEEFQDSDDVLGHIMKNVTAKRSRARIVDKLLALGLVSERRQLYKKRRKKLAPSCVPSGEETLKDSRCDDLEEEEDLPEEESEEDEDQEEGLQAEAVQGSSFPSAENLGRSLRQEGLSAPLLWLQNCLVRAAGDREENGCSQPIPLVPLTEENEEAMENGQFQRLLRKLGMRSPTLGQETFWRIPAKLTSTQLRRLAASLNQREKEEGREQEAEPHPGVPGEQSPDDEPQAEAPRAFPSARKKKAGLASPEEEETAGEKEWKPEPKKRQLLDSDEEEDDEGRRQAPALGTPVIHKKKRFQIEDDDEDG; encoded by the exons CTGGGCCTCCGCATGATGAACTGTGAACTCCTAGCCACATGTAGCGCCCTTGGGTACCTGGAAGGAGGCACTTACCACAAGGAGCCAGACTGCCTAG AGAGTGTGAAGGATTTGATCCGCTACCTGAGGCATGAGGACGAGACGAGAGATGTGCGGCAGCAGCTGGGAGCTGCGCAGATCCTGCAGAATGACCTTCTGCCCATCCTCACGCAGCACCGCCAGGACAAGGCTCTCTTCGATGCTGTCATCAG GCTGATGGTAAATTTGACCCAGCCAGCCTTGCTCTGCTTTGGCAGCGTGCCCAAGGACCCTAGTGTACGGCACCATTTCCTGCAGGTTCTGACTTACCTGCAGGCCTATAAAGAG GCCTTTGCCAGTGAGAAGGCATTTGGAGTCCTCAGTGAAACTCTGTATGAACTGCTGCAGCTG GGTTGGGAGGATCGGCAGGAAGAAGACAACTTGCTGATTGAGCGGGTCCTGCTGCTGGTCAGGAATATTCTCCATGTCCCAGCGGACCCTGAGCAGGAGAAG CGGATCGATGACGATGCCAGCATCCATGACCGGCTTCTTTGGGCGATGCATCTCAGCGGCATGGACgacttgcttctcttcctgtccAGCTCATCCGCTGAGCAGCAGTGGAGCCTCCACGTCCTGGAGATTGTTTCTCTCATGTTCCGAGACCAG AACCCTGAGCAGCTAGCAGGAGTAGGACAGGGACGCTCGGCTCAGGAGCGGAGCACGGATGTGGCCGAATTGGAGGTGCTGCGCCAACGGGAGATGGCAGAGAAGAGAACGCGAGTCTTCCAGCGAGGCAACAG GCACTCTCAATTTGGGGGTTCATACATCGTCCAGGGCTTGAAGTCAATTGGGGAGAGAGACGTTGTCTTTCACAAAGGCCTTCACAAC CTCCGAAACTACAGTTCAGATCTGGGAAAGCAGCCGAGGAGGGTGCCTAAGCGTCGCCAGGCTGCCCAGGACCTGCCCAGTCATCGCCGCTCCGCCCTCAACGTGAGGCTTTTCCTCAGAGACTTCTGCTCCGAGTTCCTGGAGAACTGTTACAACGCGCTCATGGGCGCGGTCAAG GATCACCTGCTTCGGGAGAGAGCCCAGCAGCACGACGAGACCTACTACATGTGGGCTATGGCGTTCTTCATGGCCTTCAACCGAGCCGCCTCTTTCCGCCCCGGCTTCGTTTCTGAGACCCTCAGTGTCCGCACCTTCCACTTCGTGGAGCAGAACCTCACCAACTACTATGAGATGATGCTGACGGACCGCAAGGAGGCCGCCTCCTGGGCACGCCG GATGCACCTGGCCCTGAAGGCCTACCAGGAGCTGCTGGCCACGGTCAATGAGATGGATGCGAGCCCAGACGAGGCCGTGCGGGAAAGCGGCCGCATCATCAAAA ACAACATTTTCTATATGATGGAGTACCGAGAACTGTTTCTGGCACTCTTCCGAAAGTTTGATGAGAGATACCATCCACGTTCGTTCCTTTGTGACCTGGTGGAAACCACCCACCTCTTCCTCAAAATGTTGGAGCGGTTTTGTCGGAGCCGCGGGAACCTGATGGTGCAG aacaagagaaaaaagagaaaaaagaaaaagaaggctcaAAACCAAGGCGTTGCGTGTGGGGACGTCTCCCGCAGCCCTGGGGAGCTGGAGGCCGTGTGGCCAGCCCTGGCAGAGAAGCTGCTGCGTTGTGCCCAG GATCCTGAGCTTGGTGTAGAGGACATCATTCCCTTTGATGCGGCCTCAGAGGTGCCAGTGGAAGAGCAGCGGGTAGAAGCCATGGTGAGGATCCAAGACTGCCTTCTCGCTGGCCAGGCCCCGCAAGCCCTGGCCCTCCTGCGATCTGCCCG gGAAGTGTGGCCCGAAGGAAACGTGTTTGGCTCTCCTGTCATTTCCCCAGGGGAAGAAATGCAGTTGCTGAAACAAATCCTGTCTGCACCCCTCCCCC GGCAGCAGGAGCCAGTAGAAGGAGatgacgaggaggaggaggaggaccaggaggaggaagaggagttacAAGCGGTCCAGGTGTCAGAGAAGGAGTTCAACTTTTTGGACTACTTGAAACG CTTCGCGTGCTCAACCATCGTACGAGCCTACGCGCTGCTTCTGCGGAGCTACCAGCGGAACAGCGCTCATACCAATCACTGCATCGCCAAGATGCTGCACCGGCTGGCCCATGACCTGGGGATGGAGGCCCTGCTGTTCCagctctccctcttccacctcttcCATCGGCTGCTTAGTGACCCAGCTGCTGGAGCCTACAAA GAGCTAGTGACTTTTGCCAAATACATCCTTGGCAAGTTCTTCGCCTTGGCTGCAGTCAACCAAAAAGCGTTTGTGGAGCTGTTGTTCTGGAAGAACACGGCAGTGGTTCGAGAGATGACTCAGGGATACGGCTCCGTCGACAGTGG GTCTTCCAGTCACAGAGCCCCTGTGTGGAGCCCTGAGGAGGAGGCCCAGCTGCAGGAACTGTACCTCGCCCATAAGGATGTGGAAG GTCAGGATGTGGTGGAAACCATCTTGGCACACCTGAAGACCGCTCCTCGGACACGCAAGCAGATCATCAACCATCTGGTACGGATGGGCCTGGCCGACAGCGTCAAGGACTTCCagag GAAAGGGACCCAGCTCGTCTTATGGACAGAGGAtcaggagctggagctgcagcgCCTCTTTGAGGAGTTTCAGGACTCGgatg ATGTCCTTGGTCATATCATGAAGAATGTCACAGCCAAACGTTCTCGGGCTCGCATAGTGGATAAACTGCTGGCCCTGGGCTTGGTGTCTGAACGGCGGCAGCTATACAAGAAACGGAGAAAGAAGTTGGCGCCCTCTTGCGTG CCAAGTGGAGAAGAGACCTTGAAGGATTCTCGGTGTGATGatctggaagaggaggaagacttGCCAGAGGAAGAGAGTGAAGAAGACGAGGACCAGGAGGAAGGCTTACAAGCAGAGGCAGTTCAGGGCAGCTCGTTTCCCTCTGCTGAAAACCTTGGTCGAAGCCTGCGCCAGGAGG gcctctctgctcccctcctgtGGCTCCAGAACTGCCTGGTTCGCGCAGCAGGTGACCGGGAAGAGAACG GCTGCTCCCAGCCAATCCCTCTGGTGCCTCTGACAGAAGAAAACGAGGAAGCAATGGAGAACGGACAGTTTCAGCGTCTGCTACGCAAGCTAGGGATGCGGTCCCCGACCTTAGGGCAG GAAACCTTCTGGCGAATTCCAGCCAAGCTGACCTCCACCCAGCTCCGGAGACTGGCAGCTTCTTTGAATCAacgagaaaaagaggagggaagggaacaagAGGCAGAGCCACATCCAGGGGTCCCTGGAGAGCAGAGTCCCGATGATGAGCCCCAGGCCGAAGCCCCGAGAGCCTTCCCCTCAGCCCGTAAGAAGAAAGCGGGCCTGGCATCGCCAGAAG AGGAGGAGACCGCTGGGGAGAAAGAGTGGAAACCAGAGCCCAAGAAACGACAGTTGCTGGACAGTGATGAAGAGGAAGACGATGAGGGGAGGAGGCAAG CACCAGCACTGGGAACTCCAGTAATCCACAAGAAGAAACGATTTCAAATTGAGGATGACGATGAGGATGGCTGA